The following coding sequences lie in one Acipenser ruthenus chromosome 47, fAciRut3.2 maternal haplotype, whole genome shotgun sequence genomic window:
- the LOC117428843 gene encoding uncharacterized protein LOC117428843 isoform X1 has translation MASERKAEGISSPDTELWRSIGPVTELSKKSCRLLYSSLGYDSDLCLFHVQGEFFSMDTRCAHAGGPLCEGDIEEADGVLKVFCPWHDYDFDIRTGESQTGLQSQSEDLRIDQGWKQDSYCIAVSPIPGFTTSLIGNSVQVASAATSVRGEGGRRAGLC, from the exons atggcttccgaaaGGAAAGCGGAGGGGATTAGTAGCCCCGATACTGAATTATGGAGGTCGATAGGCCCGGTCACCGAGCTTTCCAAGAAGTCATGCCGGTTGTTGTATTCCTCTCTGGGCTACGATTCCGATCTCTGCCTGTTTCACGTCCAGGGTGAATTCTTCTCCATGGATACCCGCTGCGCTCACGCTG GGGGACCCCTCTGTGAAGGAGACATAGAGGAGGCGGACGGTGTTCTCAAGGTGTTTTGCCCCTGGCACGACTACGACTTTGACATCAGGACTGGGGAATCTCAAACTGGCTTACAG AGTCAATCCGAAGACCTCCGTATAgaccagggatggaaacaagactcctattgcatagcagtttcacccattccaggttttactacgagcttgatagGCAACAGTGTACAGGTAGCAAGCGcag caacAAGTGTACGAGGTGAAGGTGGAAGACGGGCTGGTTTATGTTAA
- the LOC117428843 gene encoding Rieske domain-containing protein isoform X2, which produces MASERKAEGISSPDTELWRSIGPVTELSKKSCRLLYSSLGYDSDLCLFHVQGEFFSMDTRCAHAGGPLCEGDIEEADGVLKVFCPWHDYDFDIRTGESQTGLQQQVYEVKVEDGLVYVKHRSQLSLTPFPAAAKE; this is translated from the exons atggcttccgaaaGGAAAGCGGAGGGGATTAGTAGCCCCGATACTGAATTATGGAGGTCGATAGGCCCGGTCACCGAGCTTTCCAAGAAGTCATGCCGGTTGTTGTATTCCTCTCTGGGCTACGATTCCGATCTCTGCCTGTTTCACGTCCAGGGTGAATTCTTCTCCATGGATACCCGCTGCGCTCACGCTG GGGGACCCCTCTGTGAAGGAGACATAGAGGAGGCGGACGGTGTTCTCAAGGTGTTTTGCCCCTGGCACGACTACGACTTTGACATCAGGACTGGGGAATCTCAAACTGGCTTACAG caacAAGTGTACGAGGTGAAGGTGGAAGACGGGCTGGTTTATGTTAAGCACAGAAGCCAGCTGTCCCTGACTCCCTTTCCCGCAGCTGCAAAGGAATGA